AATCGGTCGTGTGCGTCCGGATTATGAAATAATAAACAATAACTCTTAACTACTTTTAACCTAGTTACCCAAATATCTCGTAAAATCATCAATACTATCCGCAATTTTTCATATCCTTTTATCTGCTTGCGTTTGTCAACTAGAAACTGAGCCAGTCGCTCACTTGAAAGTGAGCCACCTGTTAAACTATTGGTTCTTCATTGTTTGTTCAAGTCTGTAAGAATCCCCATTCATATCAAGCACATATGACTTGAAGGTCAGACGGTCAACGAAGGCGGCAATCATCGTTGTATTTTCAAAAAGATCCGTCCACTGAGAAAAGGGTAAATTAGTCGTAACAATCACACTTCCCCTTTCGCTGCGTTCAGATATCACTTTAAACAACAATTCAGATTGATAGCGGTTAAAGCTTATGTAGCTGAGCTCGTCCAAAATAAGTAAATCAGCCTTTGCAGTATTTAGCCACCGTATTTCGGGATATATGTAGTTCCCTGGCTATTTGTGTCGCTGGCTAATACCACTTAAATACATTTGGCGGATTTGCTTGTAATCTTTCACTGTAATTACCACTCCATTCACCCCCACCTTAGCCTAAGCCGCGGCAGAGTATATTTCAAGTGGCTTACTTTCAGATGAGCGTTTTCATCTTTAGTGGCTCAGTTTCAGGTTAGCATTTATACCCGGTGACATTACGGTAAGCAGTCCTTTTTTCAGTTCGCTCATAAGACCCCGCACCTAACTGTTCAGTAGATTGGGCAATAAGCACCTGGTTAAAGATTTCTTCCATTAATTTGGCCAATGCTTCATCTTTGCCTTTTAACAAAAAAAGTCCGTGCAAAAATTCCTCACTTATTGTAATATTGAATTGAGCCATCGTTCTTCCTCCTCGGTTTGATATTTGTTGGTACATATATTTTAAC
This DNA window, taken from Clostridia bacterium, encodes the following:
- a CDS encoding ATP-binding protein — its product is MYPEIRWLNTAKADLLILDELSYISFNRYQSELLFKVISERSERGSVIVTTNLPFSQWTDLFENTTMIAAFVDRLTFKSYVLDMNGDSYRLEQTMKNQ